ACGAGCGGCCGTATGAAAACTACCAGCATCCATCTTTTCATGGTCGAGTGGAGCTGAGAGATCCAGAGATGAAGGACGGAGACGCTTCTGTTGTCCTGAAGAACGTCACCTTCAACGACACTGGAACATACGAGTGTCGGATTGTAACCAACAGACGACAAGAGATCAAGCACCTGATCGACCTGAAGGTTACAGACTCAGGTGGGTTAGTAGATTCCAGACTCCTCAGGTGGGTTAGTAGAGTCCAGACTCCTCAGGTGGGTTAGTAGAGTCCAGACTCCTCAGGTGGGTTAGTAGACTGGAGACTTGCTGATATCTCACACTTGTTTTCTGCTCTTCAGCTGGAAACATCTCGGATGCAGGATTCATGGATGGCCAAGATAAAGTCTCACTCTTCTGCTCTGTCATAGGTGGTCTTGTTCTGTCATTAGTTGTATGATTTGTatagtatatattgttttatttcattttaact
This genomic stretch from Micropterus dolomieu isolate WLL.071019.BEF.003 ecotype Adirondacks unplaced genomic scaffold, ASM2129224v1 contig_13336, whole genome shotgun sequence harbors:
- the LOC123966392 gene encoding coxsackievirus and adenovirus receptor homolog, whose amino-acid sequence is MILLSCILIALVAAFKEQPEMVVNPGQDVPLQCQGLRDASVTLLEWTRPDLKSDGYVLFYRNERPYENYQHPSFHGRVELRDPEMKDGDASVVLKNVTFNDTGTYECRIVTNRRQEIKHLIDLKVTDSAGNISDAGFMDGQDKVSLFCSVIGGLVLSLVV